The region CACCCGCGGCGGCGTGAACGCGAACCACTGGTCGGTGGACAGGTTCGGATCATCGGCGACGATGCGCGCGACGTTGGCTTCCGGCGGTGCCCAGGCCAGCGGGAAACGCAGGTTGCGCCAGGCCTTTTGGGGGAAGATGTCAATCGGCTGGACCTGGCCGAGCGCCTGGTAGCTGCCGTCAGGCCGGTGCACGCCCCACTCGAGCTTGAGCGACTGGCCGTAGTTGAAGGAACCGTCCTCCTCGTAATACCAGATCGCGCCCGCGGCGGCGACCGTCACCAGCGGCCGGTCGGGAGTGCGTGGCGGTAACTGGTACCACGCCGAAGTCACTTTCGCCGCAACGGAGTTCTCGTTGTAGCTGCCCATCACGGGTGTGCGCTTGGGGTCCAGCCCGAACGGCAGGAAGACGTTGGAGCCGTTGATGCCGACGGGCCCGTAGCCGCCGCCGGTGCCTGCCGCGTATCCGATGCCGATATTGGGCTCGTTGGGCGAACCGGGGGAGTTCACGGTGCCGGGATTCGCGGTGACCGGTTCTGCGGGTTCCAGCGTGTCGCTGACGCCGTCGGGCGTGAAGCCCACCGGGTTCTCACCGCCGAGCGGGCCGTACTGGCCGAACTTCTGACCCGGAACAGGTTGCAGCAGACCAGCGTTCGTGTCGGGTTCGACCAGCACGTCATCGGCCATCGCGCAACTGGTGTTGGAAAGCCCGGACAACAGCGCGCCGATGTTGGCCTTGGCGGTGGTGTAGGTGGGGTAGCGCTGCGCGGCGCCCTTGGCCATCGAGCCGACTTCGAGCACGACCATGATGATCGCCACGACCAGCAGCGGGGTGGACGCCAACACACGGTTGCGGCGGGTGTCGGCGACCTGGGTGTGCCCGGTGTAGTCCATCCGGAAGTGCAGCCAGCCCGCCAGCAGGCCGGTGACGATCGCCAGGCCAAGGAAGATGCCCGTCACCGGGATCCCGACGATCACCGGTTGTTTGTCGAACCACGGCACCCCGTAGTTGCCGACATAGAACCAGCCGTTGATACCCGATGTGGCCCAAGCCAATACGAACAGCAGCGCGGTGACGTACAGCGCCAGGTTGCGTCGGCTGTGCAGGCCGACGCGCGCGAATGCGAATGCCGCCACCCCGCCGAGGGCGCCCGCCAGACCCGCGAACGCGCCGAACTGCACCGCCCACTTCGTCGGCGTGAATGTCAGCAGCAGCAACCCGACGGCCGTCGCACCGACCAGCCGCCACACCGGTCCGGTGGCCATGCCGGGAACGCCGCGGCGACGCAGCAGCACCGCGAGCATGCCGAACAGGCACACCAACATCACCAGCACGGCGAATCGACGGGTCAGCGACGAGTCAGCGCTGTCCTCGACGGTCAGGAAGTAGTAGCGCAGGAATTCCTGGTACCAGGGGATGGTCGGCCCGACCTTGTACTTGATGCGGGCGGATTCGGCGACGGTGGCCAGCGTCTGGTCGCGGAACACGACCACGAAGATCAGCGACAGCGCCGCCGCCAGTGGCGCCAACTGGGCCACCAACCCGTCCACCCCGCGCCTGCTGCGCACCACCCTGGCGACGGCACGCGCACCGACCAACAGCGGCGCCACCGCGATCAAACCCTGCGGCGCCAGCGTCACGCTGAACACCGCGACGACGATCGCGACGGCGGCCGGCCACAACCGTCGGGTCGCGATCGCGTTCTCGATCAGCGCCCACGCCGCGATCGCGCCGAACGCGATCAGCGGTTCGGGCCGAAGGCCGTTGTTGAACGGCAGCCAGGCCGCCAGGAATGTCGCCCCGGCCGTCCACACCGCGACTCGGTTGCCTGCCAGGCGTCCACCGAGTCTCGGCAGCGCCCAGCGGCTGATGATCAGCCAGGTGCCGATGGCCGCCAGCGTGGCGGGCACCCGCATCCACACGCCCGCCGTGCTGATCGCCGCCATCTGCGCGAGCACCGACTGGTACCAGTCGAACGGCGCCTCGGTGGTGCCGAAGAAGCGGTAGTAGTTGGCGGCGTAGCCGGCGTCGGCGGAAACCCGCGCGATGGTCAGGTTGTAGCCGTCATCGGACGAGATCGCGCCGATCAGATGCCAGAGCACCAGCGTGCCGACCACGCCGATGTCGAGCAGCCACGTCGACAGGCCCACCCGCCAGAACCGTCGCCAGGCTCCCCGCACGCGGCGCCCCGCCTGCCGGTCGAGCAGCGCCAGCGCCACGATCGACGCCAGCACGCACAGCACGCCGAGCACCATGACGCCGAGCTTGAGCGCGGACGGCGACGTGATGAACCGGGTGTCGATGTCGATGCGGGCCGACAGCCCGGGCTCAGCAGCGACCTTGAGGTCGGTGAAGACGCCGGTCACCTGTGGCTTCTTCTCCGGGGCCAGCGTGCCTGCGGCGCCGGGGATGCCGACGAATTCCGCGCCGACGCTGGCCGGGTTGGCCCAGGCGTGCACCGTGCTGCACGCACCGGATGCGACCGCGGCCCTTGGCGCCACCGCCGCCACCGAGTCACGGAACGCGACGACGACGGAGTTGGCGTTGGTGGTGATGAACAGGCCGTTGCGGCTGGCCTCGATGCCTGCCGCCGGATTGGTGGACAGCACCACACCGTTACCGGCGGGCATGGTCGCGGTCAGCCGGCAGGGGATCGAGATGTCGAGAGCCTGGGGCGCGCCGGACACCAGCGGCGCGGGGATGTCGCTGACCAGCCCGTCCGGGCCGGGTCCTGATGTCGCCGCCTGAGCGGCTCCGGGAGCCTGCGGCCACGCGATCGTCGCAGTGGTCTGGTTCACCGGCAGCAGCGGCGTGAGCCCGCAGAGTACGACGCCCGCGATGCCCGCGATGACAGCGATCAGCCGGGCGAGGCGGTGGGCAGGCACGAGGCTCGATGGTAGGCGACGGACCTGGTCCGGTGACGATGCCGGGCCGGTAGGCCCGGAGGTGGGGGTACCGCCCGCTTGCGGGGGAGACGCGGACATAGACCTAATGACGCAGCGGCGCCGGGCTCCAGAGTCCGCTACGCGTTGCCGAACCGAGATCCAGCCGGGCCGGTTGCGCGTTCGGGTAGTACGGCGTGAGCTGCTGCAGCGCGCCCCAGTCGCGGAACCAGTCGTCCTTCAAATAGGTCGGGACGGTGGTGGGCCGCAGCAGCAGTTCGGTGATGCCGAGCGGTCCGCCGCCGAGGTTGTCCATCACCGGCGAGTTGGCCTCCGCGCCGAACCGGTCGGGCAGAATGCGCCACTTCGGCACCTCGATGACGCCGTACTGGTGGCCGAACGGCCGTTGGCAGGGGAACGCCATGCCGACGAGCCAGTCGAGCAGCACCGGATCCTGCGAGCCGACCACTTCCTGCAGAGTGCGCAGGTGCGGGATGCGCGGCGGCGTGACGGCGATCCAGTGCAGCGGGTTGAGGTCGTCGTCGGTGGCCACCAGGCGGATCTGGGTGGCGTCGCGCGGGATGGCGGCCAACGGTGCCCGCAGGTTGCGCCAGGCAGGCGCGGAGCCCACGTCGGCGAAGCCGACGGATCCCGCGGGCTGACCCTTGCTGTCGGCCCACTGCACCACGACCTCACCGGGATCGAATCGACCTGCGGCCGATACGACCAGCAGCGGGCCCGCCTCGTCCCGGGGTGGCAGCCGGTACCACGCCGAGCGCAGCGCGGCAGGCTGCTGAGTGCCCGCGCGCCAACTGCCCATCACCGGGGTGCGTGCCGGATCGAGGTTGTACGGCAGCCGGGCCTTCGAGCCGTTCACGCCGGCGGCGGCGGTGGTGCCGCCCTCGGTGCCCGCCTCGTTGGCGGTCGTGGCTCCGGTCTCGGTGTCCGCGAAGTTCGACGTGCCCGGCGACTCCATCACCGGGTCTGCGGACACGTCGGCAGGAATTCCGTTGGGGCCGAAGCCCTGTGCGGTGACCGCGCCGAGCGCCTCACCCACCGGCGTGCCGATCGGCGTCAACAATCCGGCGTTGGGATCCGGTTCGACCATCACATCGTTGGCCAGCCCGCAGGTCTTGCCGGTCAGCGCCTCGAGGTTGGACCGGCCGACGCTCCACGCCGGGAACTGCTCCGTCATCCCCAGCGTCAGGGTCAGCACCTCGAAAATCACCAGCACCCAGGTGGCGATCGCCAACGGCGACTGCACTATTCGCTGCCAGCGGTGCGTGGTGGGCGGTGAGTTGTCGCGGCCCGAGAAGTGGAACCACGCGGCCACCAGAAGCGCGAGCACCGAAAGGCCGAGCAGGAAGGTGGTGAAGCCGAAGTGCCACTCGGGGAACTGATTCGACCACGGCACCCCGAAGTTGGAGACGTACCACCACCCGTTGACCGTCGCGAACGACAACGCCATCACGAACAGCACCGCCGCGGCGAACATCGCCCGGTTGCGCCGCGACTTCATCGCCGCCCCGGTGACCGCCACCGCGGCCAGCGCACCGACGCAACCCGCCAACCCTGCGAACACGCCGAAGTGGTGCGTCCACTTGGTCGGGGTGAACATCATCGCCAGGAACGACATGATCGTGATGCCGACGATGCGCCGACTCGGCCCCAGCGCGGTGCCGGGAATCCTGCCCTTGCGCAACGACATTGCCACCGACACGGCCAGCGCCAGCAGCAGCGTCAGCACCGCGAACCGGCGCGCGACCGACCCGTCGGGGCTGGTGGTGAACAAGCGCTCGTAGCGGATGTGTTCGTCGAACCAGCTCAGGCTGGGCCCGACGGCGGATTTGAACGTGCTGGCCTGGATCTCGCCGATCAGCGTCTGGTCGCGGAAGATCAGGATAATCGTCACGGTGCAGGCGGCCAGGATCGGCGCCAGCAGCGCCAGGTAGCCGAACCGCGAGGTATGCCGCGCCACAATCGTTTTCAGCGGGCCGACCGCCACCAGCAGGGCGCCGATGGCCGCGATGCCCGTCGGCCCCGAGAACAGGGTCAGCGCACCGATGATGATCGCGATCGCCACCGGCAGCATCCGGTTGGTGGCCACCCCGCGCTCGACGGAGCACCAGGTCAGCAGGATGCCAAGGGCAATAATGGGTTCCGGCCGCAGCCCGTTGTTCAGCGGCAGCCAGAACGCGAGGAACATGCCCGCCGCGGTCCACGCGGCGGCACGGCTGGACTTGACCGCGGCGCCCAGTCTGGGGATGACTTCCCTGCTGATCAGCCACCAGCACGCCAGCGCCATCACGAGTGTGGGCAGTCGCACCCACGCGCTGTTGGTGCTGACGTGTGCCCACAGCGCGAGCAGGTCGTAGTACCAGCCGAACGGCGCTTCCGGTGTGCCGAACCATCGGTAGTAGTTGGCCATGTAGCCGGCGTGCTCGGAGACCCTGGCCATGGTCAGGATGTAGCCGTCGTCAGATGTGTTGGCGCCGACGAAGTGCCACCACACCAGAACGGCGGCCACCAACCCGTCCAACCCGGACATCGACCACCAGCGCGGCGGCAGGAAACGCTTGATCCGTCTGCCGTCGGCGATGTCGAGGACGTGCAGCGCGCCGAGCGCGACGACCGTCATCGCGACGCCGATGATCATCGCCAGCATCTTCAGCAGCGTCGGGGAACTGCTGTAACGCGAATCGATCGTCGCCGAGAAACTCAGCCCGGGCGGCGCCGGACCGGAAAGGTCGGTGAACACCCCGACGATCTGCGGCCGGAAGTCGTACCCGCCGCGTTCGCCGCGCAACGGCTTGCCCGCGTCCTCGTCGGCGTCGGGACCCTTCACCAGACCGACGAACTCGCCGGTGACCTTGTCGGCGTGTGCGGTGAAGGTGAGGCGTTGACAGGCCGGGCTGAGCACCTGGCTCAGCGGCGCACTGACGACCGGGGTGTTGCGGACGATGACGAGCAGATCGTTGTTGACGCGCTCGATCAGCAGACCGCGGTCGACGGCTTTCGGTGCCTGCTTCGGCACCGTCGACAGCAGCACGGTTTTGCCGGGACCGGTCAGCCCTGCCGCGGTGCTGCACGGTACGGAGATGGTCAGGTCGGTGGCGACGTATCCGATCAGCGGCGCGTTGACGCTCTGCAGCACACCGTTCTGCGGCCAGTTCAGCTGCGCGGTGGTCTGGGTGACCGGCAGCAAGGGCGTCGCGATTGCCAGCGCGGCGCCGAGCAGCCCGGCCACGATGGCGAGCAGCCGCGCGGTGCGATGGTTGCCCGCGACGGTCACGGGGCTTGATGGTAATTGGCCAACATGTGCCGGCGCTCTTGTGGCCATCAGCGCCCTACGCTTCCGCGAGACTGCAGTTTCCGAGAGAAAGTGCGAGTAGACCGCTCAACAACTACAGTTTCGGCGCTCATTTGCCCGGTTCCGTCCTGATCGCCAACACGAACGGCCCGACGGTGGAGACGTCGAAGCGCGGGTCGTCGAACAGCTTCTTGTCGAGGGTGACGTGGTAGCGGCGGACGTTCGGCTGATTCGGGTAGACGTCCGAGGCCAGCCGCAGGGTGTAGGTGTCGTTGGCGCCGCGGCGCATCAGGAACACGGTCGGCGGCTTCCACGGCAGCTTGTCCAGCGCGGCGATGAACTGGTCCGCGGTGTCCAGCGTGGCCCAGCTCTCGATCGCCGCGGCGCGCTGGTCGAACTGCGCAAGCGGGTTGGCGTAGTGCGACGTCAGCCCCTGGAAGCCGTAGTACGGGTAGTACGACAGGAAGCTGTAATCGGCCGTCAGCACCACGATCTCGTCGCGCGGCAGCCCGGTGGTCCGCAGAATCTTGTCGTCGATCTCGCGGTAGTACTGCTCGGCGCCTGGCGGGCGACGGTCGGCGCGTTGGCCATGGCCGTCGGTGTCGGTGTAGGCGACGACGATGTCGGAGCGCAGCACGTCGGGAATGTCCTGGCTGAACGTCAGCGCGCCGATCGCGCCGAGGGTGGCCGCGGCCGCCACGACCCGACGCGAGTTCTCCGGCCTGACCCTTGCCGCCAGCGCGCGGGTGATGTCGATGAACCCGAACGCGCCCGCCGCGGTCAACAGGATCGTCAGCGTCGGCTGCAGCCGGAACGACAACAGCGTGGTGCCCAACAAGGTGGTCAGCATCGACAGCAGCGACCACGCGTAGACCGCGAGCACCGCGATGGCAAGCGCACCGGCGCGCGTCGACGTGCGGGCGTAGACCACCAGCCACAGCGTGCCCACCATGCACAGCGCGCCGAGCAAGGTGAAGTGCAGCATCGGGAATTCCAGCTGCGCACCGGCCGACGGCAGATAGTGCTGCGCGGTACCCGAATCCGCGGGGTGTCCGTTGACCGCGGCGATCAGATACGGCCCCCACCCGAGAAGCGAGATGGCCCCGGCGATCACGGCGATCACCGCGCCCCTGATCAATGGGTCCAGCCGTTTACGGGACGCCGCCAACAGCACTCCCATAATCGCCAGCGTGAACGCGGCGTAGACGAACAGCAGCGTGTAGAGCAGCGCGGCGACACCGAGGAAGACACCCGTGGCGATGACGGCCGCCCATCCGCCGTTGCGTGTCGCTCCCCGCAGGCCCGACCACGCCAGCACGAACACCGGCGGCAGCAGCACCGAGATGATGGCGGCGTACGGTTCGGTCGGCGAGTAGGCCAGCGCCGCCGCAGCCGTCGCCGTCGCAACGATCAACGCGTACTCGAAGCGAACCATGTTGGCCCACAACACAAGAGCCAGCACCACGGCGATCGTGATCGAGATGATCGCCCAGGGCTTGAACATCTCCCACGCGGGCGTACCGGTCAGTGCCGCCAGCCTGCCGCCCACCCAGAACCAGCCCGGTGGATAGAAGGGCGGCAGACCGTAATAGGTCATGTCGTGCGGACCGGCCGTATCGGTGAGCCGGGTCAGATACTCCGTGCGGAACTGCTGGTCGACCGAGATGCCGAACAGGTAGAGCTTGGTGGCGCCAAGCGGCATCGCCAACGTGACCACCGCGAACGCGGCCGTGAACACCAGCGCCGCGACCTTCGCCACCAGTTGGCGCCCTCGACGCCAGAGCCAGCCGCTGGCGAATATGCCTGCCAGACAACCGAACTGGCCCACAGTGGTCAGCGCGTGCAACTGGTTCGACGAGTTGTACGCAGGCCACTCCACCCGCGATATCGCCGCAAGCGAGATCACCGCAACCACCACCGCCACGACGACCGCCACCGCCATCTGGCCAAGGACGGCCAGCGCGCCGCGCATCAGATGGGGAGCTTGCGGAAGATGGGCCGCGGAATGTGTCGCAACACCATCATCACGTACCTGAACGCCCCCGGCGCCCATACCAGTTCCTTGCCCTTGGCCGATGCCGTGACCGCCAACTCGGCGACGTACTCCTTGTCGACGGTGAACGGCGCTTCCTTGGTGCCCGTCGCCTTCCAATGCGCGACGGTCGTGCTGGTGCGCACCTGTCCGGGCCTGATCACCAGCACCCGAACCCCGAACTCCCGCAACGCTTCCCCGAGGCCGAGATAGAAGCCGTCGAGACCGGCCTTGGTGGACCCGTAGACGAAGTTGGATCGCCGCACTCGCTCACCGGCGGCGGAGCTCATCGCGATGATCTGACCGAAGCCCTGCGCCTTCATCTTCTCGCCGAGCAGCACGCCGACGGAAACCGCTGCGGTGTAGTTGATCTCGGCGATCTGTACGGCTTTGCGCTGGTTCTGCCACAGCTCCTCGGCGTCGCCGAGCAGGCCGAACGCCACGATCGCCACGTCGACGTCGCCTCCCGCGAACGCGGCGTCGAT is a window of Mycobacterium sp. 3519A DNA encoding:
- a CDS encoding decaprenylphospho-beta-D-erythro-pentofuranosid-2-ulose 2-reductase yields the protein MVLDAVGNPQTILLLGGTSEIGLAICERYLRNAHARIVLADLPDHPGKDKAIAAMKEAGAKSVEWIDFDGIDTESHPKVIDAAFAGGDVDVAIVAFGLLGDAEELWQNQRKAVQIAEINYTAAVSVGVLLGEKMKAQGFGQIIAMSSAAGERVRRSNFVYGSTKAGLDGFYLGLGEALREFGVRVLVIRPGQVRTSTTVAHWKATGTKEAPFTVDKEYVAELAVTASAKGKELVWAPGAFRYVMMVLRHIPRPIFRKLPI
- a CDS encoding arabinosyltransferase domain-containing protein, whose amino-acid sequence is MPAHRLARLIAVIAGIAGVVLCGLTPLLPVNQTTATIAWPQAPGAAQAATSGPGPDGLVSDIPAPLVSGAPQALDISIPCRLTATMPAGNGVVLSTNPAAGIEASRNGLFITTNANSVVVAFRDSVAAVAPRAAVASGACSTVHAWANPASVGAEFVGIPGAAGTLAPEKKPQVTGVFTDLKVAAEPGLSARIDIDTRFITSPSALKLGVMVLGVLCVLASIVALALLDRQAGRRVRGAWRRFWRVGLSTWLLDIGVVGTLVLWHLIGAISSDDGYNLTIARVSADAGYAANYYRFFGTTEAPFDWYQSVLAQMAAISTAGVWMRVPATLAAIGTWLIISRWALPRLGGRLAGNRVAVWTAGATFLAAWLPFNNGLRPEPLIAFGAIAAWALIENAIATRRLWPAAVAIVVAVFSVTLAPQGLIAVAPLLVGARAVARVVRSRRGVDGLVAQLAPLAAALSLIFVVVFRDQTLATVAESARIKYKVGPTIPWYQEFLRYYFLTVEDSADSSLTRRFAVLVMLVCLFGMLAVLLRRRGVPGMATGPVWRLVGATAVGLLLLTFTPTKWAVQFGAFAGLAGALGGVAAFAFARVGLHSRRNLALYVTALLFVLAWATSGINGWFYVGNYGVPWFDKQPVIVGIPVTGIFLGLAIVTGLLAGWLHFRMDYTGHTQVADTRRNRVLASTPLLVVAIIMVVLEVGSMAKGAAQRYPTYTTAKANIGALLSGLSNTSCAMADDVLVEPDTNAGLLQPVPGQKFGQYGPLGGENPVGFTPDGVSDTLEPAEPVTANPGTVNSPGSPNEPNIGIGYAAGTGGGYGPVGINGSNVFLPFGLDPKRTPVMGSYNENSVAAKVTSAWYQLPPRTPDRPLVTVAAAGAIWYYEEDGSFNYGQSLKLEWGVHRPDGSYQALGQVQPIDIFPQKAWRNLRFPLAWAPPEANVARIVADDPNLSTDQWFAFTPPRVPVLETAQQLLGSHTPVLMDIATAANFPCQRPFSEHLGVAELPEYRILPNFKQVVVSSKQWQSAEGGGPFLFIQSLLGTTTVPTYLRNDWYRDWGWIERYSRVVPELQAPNAVIDQGTKRVFGWSRSGPIRALP
- a CDS encoding galactan 5-O-arabinofuranosyltransferase encodes the protein MRGALAVLGQMAVAVVVAVVVAVISLAAISRVEWPAYNSSNQLHALTTVGQFGCLAGIFASGWLWRRGRQLVAKVAALVFTAAFAVVTLAMPLGATKLYLFGISVDQQFRTEYLTRLTDTAGPHDMTYYGLPPFYPPGWFWVGGRLAALTGTPAWEMFKPWAIISITIAVVLALVLWANMVRFEYALIVATATAAAALAYSPTEPYAAIISVLLPPVFVLAWSGLRGATRNGGWAAVIATGVFLGVAALLYTLLFVYAAFTLAIMGVLLAASRKRLDPLIRGAVIAVIAGAISLLGWGPYLIAAVNGHPADSGTAQHYLPSAGAQLEFPMLHFTLLGALCMVGTLWLVVYARTSTRAGALAIAVLAVYAWSLLSMLTTLLGTTLLSFRLQPTLTILLTAAGAFGFIDITRALAARVRPENSRRVVAAAATLGAIGALTFSQDIPDVLRSDIVVAYTDTDGHGQRADRRPPGAEQYYREIDDKILRTTGLPRDEIVVLTADYSFLSYYPYYGFQGLTSHYANPLAQFDQRAAAIESWATLDTADQFIAALDKLPWKPPTVFLMRRGANDTYTLRLASDVYPNQPNVRRYHVTLDKKLFDDPRFDVSTVGPFVLAIRTEPGK
- a CDS encoding arabinosyltransferase domain-containing protein, which translates into the protein MATRAPAHVGQLPSSPVTVAGNHRTARLLAIVAGLLGAALAIATPLLPVTQTTAQLNWPQNGVLQSVNAPLIGYVATDLTISVPCSTAAGLTGPGKTVLLSTVPKQAPKAVDRGLLIERVNNDLLVIVRNTPVVSAPLSQVLSPACQRLTFTAHADKVTGEFVGLVKGPDADEDAGKPLRGERGGYDFRPQIVGVFTDLSGPAPPGLSFSATIDSRYSSSPTLLKMLAMIIGVAMTVVALGALHVLDIADGRRIKRFLPPRWWSMSGLDGLVAAVLVWWHFVGANTSDDGYILTMARVSEHAGYMANYYRWFGTPEAPFGWYYDLLALWAHVSTNSAWVRLPTLVMALACWWLISREVIPRLGAAVKSSRAAAWTAAGMFLAFWLPLNNGLRPEPIIALGILLTWCSVERGVATNRMLPVAIAIIIGALTLFSGPTGIAAIGALLVAVGPLKTIVARHTSRFGYLALLAPILAACTVTIILIFRDQTLIGEIQASTFKSAVGPSLSWFDEHIRYERLFTTSPDGSVARRFAVLTLLLALAVSVAMSLRKGRIPGTALGPSRRIVGITIMSFLAMMFTPTKWTHHFGVFAGLAGCVGALAAVAVTGAAMKSRRNRAMFAAAVLFVMALSFATVNGWWYVSNFGVPWSNQFPEWHFGFTTFLLGLSVLALLVAAWFHFSGRDNSPPTTHRWQRIVQSPLAIATWVLVIFEVLTLTLGMTEQFPAWSVGRSNLEALTGKTCGLANDVMVEPDPNAGLLTPIGTPVGEALGAVTAQGFGPNGIPADVSADPVMESPGTSNFADTETGATTANEAGTEGGTTAAAGVNGSKARLPYNLDPARTPVMGSWRAGTQQPAALRSAWYRLPPRDEAGPLLVVSAAGRFDPGEVVVQWADSKGQPAGSVGFADVGSAPAWRNLRAPLAAIPRDATQIRLVATDDDLNPLHWIAVTPPRIPHLRTLQEVVGSQDPVLLDWLVGMAFPCQRPFGHQYGVIEVPKWRILPDRFGAEANSPVMDNLGGGPLGITELLLRPTTVPTYLKDDWFRDWGALQQLTPYYPNAQPARLDLGSATRSGLWSPAPLRH